A single Pyxicephalus adspersus chromosome 8, UCB_Pads_2.0, whole genome shotgun sequence DNA region contains:
- the TSEN15 gene encoding tRNA-splicing endonuclease subunit Sen15, protein MDTEQVGIVADLNAGAREGAEPWILEHPRFKEMISLEVADSSQVYCAFLAYIDLLEVRNWHDVQILSSSELHLVYLRGREKIDHVPQIIIPTPVTMSCTHERIQQYLKLGHTEDEMISYSILLGIVESDSTIVYYKLTEGFVIPDPPDFAEDVENKRWKKKKIRCLR, encoded by the exons ATGGATACAGAACAAGTCGGAATCGTAGCTGATTTAAACGCCGGTGCTCGGGAGGGGGCGGAGCCCTGGATATTGGAGCACCCGCGG tttaaggAGATGATATCATTGGAAGTCGCAGACAGTTCTCAAGTTTACTGTGCATTTCTAGCATACATTGATCTCTTAGAAG tgagAAATTGGCATGATGTACAGATTTTAAGCTCATCTGAACTTCATCTTGTCTATCTGCGTGGACGGGAAAAAATTGACCATGTACCTCAGATCATTATCCCCACACCAGTGACCATGTCATGCACTCATGAGAG aaTTCAGCAATATCTGAAACTTGGCCACACAGAAGATGAAATGATATCATATTCAATTCTTTTGGGGATTGTAGAATCTGATTCAACTATTGTTTACTACAAACTGACAGAAGGCTTTGTGATCCCAGATCCCCCAGATTTTGCAGAGGATGTGGAAAATAAAcgttggaaaaagaaaaaaattaggtgCTTGAGGTAG